From Micrococcus porci, one genomic window encodes:
- a CDS encoding WXG100 family type VII secretion target, with product MTIVQIDVEDLRAKSGAVEGSIARLQTEVNTMEANLRQLEGTWRGQAAANFQGVLTEWRATQARVEESLGGIRRAMDLAATQYSDTEAANAAMFRL from the coding sequence ATGACCATCGTCCAGATCGACGTCGAGGACCTGCGCGCCAAGAGCGGCGCCGTGGAGGGCTCCATCGCCCGCCTGCAGACCGAGGTGAACACCATGGAGGCCAACCTCCGCCAGCTCGAAGGCACCTGGCGCGGCCAGGCCGCCGCCAACTTCCAGGGCGTGCTCACGGAGTGGCGCGCCACCCAGGCCCGCGTGGAGGAGTCCTTGGGCGGCATCCGCCGTGCCATGGACCTCGCGGCCACCCAGTACTCGGACACGGAGGCCGCCAACGCCGCGATGTTCCGGCTCTGA
- a CDS encoding DUF4031 domain-containing protein produces MAVLIDPPRWPAHGTVFSHLVSDASLEELHGFAAAHGLSPRAFDLDHYDVPAHRHAELVAAGALAVDGGELVRRLIRSGLRVPARRRDGRAEPVLRRRWARLFAGTDASPDAVTAAGAELLGRWSEPHRRYHAPAHLLAVLQAVDLLSAAGEDLGPHPLAVPLAAWLHDAVYTADPARGPGADEEDSARLAERLLAAPGLALGDDVVAETARLVRLTAEHRPAPDDAAGAVLCDADLEVLGRAPHDYEAYVDLVRADFAHVPDEAWRTGRAAVLEGLLGADRLYATAAGRARWEDPARANLERELAAHRPALS; encoded by the coding sequence ATGGCCGTGCTCATCGATCCACCCCGCTGGCCCGCCCACGGGACCGTGTTCTCCCACCTCGTCTCCGACGCGTCGCTGGAGGAGCTGCACGGCTTCGCCGCGGCCCACGGCCTCTCCCCGCGGGCCTTCGACCTCGACCACTACGACGTCCCGGCCCACCGGCACGCCGAGCTGGTGGCCGCGGGAGCCCTCGCCGTGGACGGCGGGGAGCTGGTGCGGCGCCTGATCCGTTCGGGACTCCGGGTGCCCGCCCGCCGGCGGGACGGCCGCGCGGAGCCCGTGCTGCGGCGCCGGTGGGCCCGGCTCTTCGCGGGGACGGACGCCTCGCCGGACGCGGTCACGGCCGCCGGGGCCGAGCTGCTGGGGCGCTGGTCCGAGCCCCACCGCCGGTACCACGCCCCCGCGCACCTGCTGGCCGTCCTCCAGGCGGTGGACCTGCTCTCCGCCGCCGGGGAGGACCTCGGGCCGCACCCCCTCGCCGTGCCCCTGGCCGCCTGGCTGCACGACGCCGTCTACACCGCCGACCCCGCCCGCGGCCCCGGCGCCGACGAGGAGGACTCGGCGCGCCTGGCCGAGCGCCTGCTCGCCGCGCCCGGCCTCGCGCTGGGGGACGACGTCGTCGCCGAGACCGCCCGCCTGGTGCGCCTCACCGCCGAGCACCGCCCCGCCCCGGACGACGCCGCGGGCGCCGTCCTCTGCGACGCCGACCTCGAAGTCCTGGGCCGCGCCCCGCACGACTACGAGGCCTACGTCGACCTGGTGCGCGCCGACTTCGCCCACGTCCCGGACGAGGCCTGGCGGACGGGCCGCGCCGCCGTGCTGGAGGGGCTCCTGGGGGCGGACCGGCTCTACGCCACCGCCGCCGGCCGCGCCCGCTGGGAGGACCCCGCCCGCGCCAACCTGGAGCGCGAGCTCGCCGCCCACCGGCCAGCACTTTCGTGA
- the groL gene encoding chaperonin GroEL (60 kDa chaperone family; promotes refolding of misfolded polypeptides especially under stressful conditions; forms two stacked rings of heptamers to form a barrel-shaped 14mer; ends can be capped by GroES; misfolded proteins enter the barrel where they are refolded when GroES binds), with protein sequence MAKTIAFDEEARRGLEKGLNTLADAVKVTLGPRGRNVVLEKKWGAPTITNDGVSIAKEIELEDPYEKIGAELVKEVAKKTDDVAGDGTTTATVLAQALVREGLRNVAAGADPISLKRGIEKAVEAVTSELLSAAREIETKDQIAATASISAADAQIGSLIAEALDKVGKEGVITVEESNTFGLELELTEGMRFDKGYISGYFVTDADRQEAVLEDPYILIVNSKISTVKDMVAILEKVMQSGKPLLIIAEDVEGEALATLVVNKIRGTFKSVAVKAPGFGDRRKAMLADIAILTGGQVISSEVGLSLENASLDLLGTARKVVITKDETTIVEGAGDADQIAGRVAQIRSEIANTDSDYDREKLQERLAKLAGGVAVIKAGAATEVELKERKHRIEDAVRNAKAAVEEGIVAGGGVALIQAGAKAFEGLQLEGDEATGANIVKVAIEAPLKQIAFNAGLEPGVVADKVKSLESGHGLNAATGEYVDLMAAGINDPVKVTRSALQNAASIAGLFLTTEAVVADKPEKAAAGAEGMDPMGGMGGMM encoded by the coding sequence ATGGCCAAGACCATCGCATTCGACGAAGAGGCCCGCCGTGGCCTGGAGAAGGGTCTGAACACCCTCGCCGACGCCGTCAAGGTGACCCTCGGCCCGCGCGGCCGCAACGTCGTCCTGGAGAAGAAGTGGGGCGCCCCCACCATCACCAACGACGGCGTCTCCATCGCCAAGGAGATCGAGCTCGAGGATCCGTACGAGAAGATCGGCGCGGAGCTCGTCAAGGAGGTCGCCAAGAAGACCGACGACGTGGCCGGCGACGGCACCACCACCGCCACCGTGCTGGCCCAGGCCCTGGTCCGCGAGGGCCTGCGCAACGTGGCCGCCGGCGCGGACCCGATCTCCCTGAAGCGCGGCATCGAGAAGGCCGTCGAGGCCGTCACCTCCGAGCTCCTCTCCGCCGCCCGCGAGATCGAGACCAAGGACCAGATCGCCGCCACCGCGTCGATCTCCGCCGCCGACGCCCAGATCGGCTCCCTCATCGCCGAGGCCCTGGACAAGGTCGGCAAGGAGGGCGTCATCACCGTCGAGGAGTCCAACACCTTCGGCCTGGAGCTCGAGCTCACCGAGGGCATGCGCTTCGACAAGGGCTACATCTCCGGCTACTTCGTGACCGACGCGGACCGCCAGGAGGCCGTCCTCGAGGATCCGTACATCCTGATCGTGAACTCCAAGATCTCCACCGTGAAGGACATGGTGGCGATCCTGGAGAAGGTCATGCAGTCCGGCAAGCCGCTGCTGATCATCGCCGAGGACGTCGAGGGCGAGGCCCTGGCCACCCTCGTGGTCAACAAGATCCGCGGCACCTTCAAGTCCGTGGCCGTGAAGGCCCCGGGCTTCGGCGACCGCCGCAAGGCCATGCTGGCCGACATCGCCATCCTCACCGGCGGCCAGGTCATCTCCTCCGAGGTGGGCCTGTCCCTGGAGAACGCCTCCCTCGACCTGCTGGGCACCGCCCGCAAGGTGGTCATCACCAAGGACGAGACCACCATCGTCGAGGGCGCCGGCGACGCCGACCAGATCGCCGGCCGCGTGGCCCAGATCCGCTCCGAGATCGCGAACACCGACTCGGACTACGACCGCGAGAAGCTGCAGGAGCGCCTCGCCAAGCTGGCCGGCGGCGTCGCCGTCATCAAGGCCGGCGCGGCCACCGAGGTGGAGCTCAAGGAGCGCAAGCACCGCATCGAGGACGCCGTGCGCAACGCGAAGGCGGCTGTGGAGGAGGGCATCGTCGCCGGCGGCGGCGTGGCCCTGATCCAGGCGGGCGCCAAGGCCTTCGAGGGCCTGCAGCTCGAGGGCGACGAGGCCACCGGCGCGAACATCGTGAAGGTCGCCATCGAGGCCCCGCTGAAGCAGATCGCCTTCAACGCCGGCCTGGAGCCGGGCGTGGTCGCCGACAAGGTGAAGTCCCTGGAGTCCGGCCACGGCCTGAACGCCGCCACCGGCGAGTACGTGGACCTCATGGCCGCGGGCATCAACGACCCGGTGAAGGTGACCCGCTCCGCGCTGCAGAACGCCGCGTCCATCGCGGGCCTGTTCCTCACCACGGAGGCCGTCGTGGCGGACAAGCCGGAGAAGGCCGCCGCAGGCGCCGAGGGCATGGACCCGATGGGCGGCATGGGCGGCATGATGTGA
- a CDS encoding LytR C-terminal domain-containing protein, with protein MAYPADRFDDVPEYTDQSGAHRESFAAAPAAAGAAGATAAGTEAAAGGGILKWLLAAAAAVLLVGLFLGLVLPRLNGGDDKPVAGAASSSSSSEPAADASSSSSDAPSSDASSSAGPDSAAPAAPSSDAGAESAAAPSSDAAVESRAAAESSQAAAESSQAAADAQRSRDDAARAASESAQAAADASSADAAARERAASESAQAAADASRAAEASRSAEASRSAEASRSAEASRSAEASRSAEASRSAAASRSAAAQESADRAVKSTPVNVYNATRRNGLAASYADRLTGAGYTRVTADNWPGFRVTSNTVMYNGADKRAAAEAVGRELGMPVQQVPNLQVPGIAVVVVR; from the coding sequence ATGGCCTACCCCGCCGATCGCTTCGACGACGTCCCCGAGTACACCGACCAGTCCGGCGCACACCGTGAGTCGTTCGCCGCGGCCCCGGCCGCCGCCGGTGCCGCCGGCGCCACCGCCGCCGGTACCGAGGCGGCTGCCGGCGGCGGCATCCTGAAGTGGCTCCTGGCGGCCGCCGCCGCCGTCCTGCTCGTCGGCCTGTTCCTGGGCCTGGTGCTCCCGCGCCTGAACGGCGGGGACGACAAGCCCGTCGCCGGCGCCGCGTCGTCGTCCTCCTCCTCCGAGCCCGCCGCCGACGCCTCCTCGTCCTCGTCGGACGCGCCGAGCTCCGACGCCTCGTCCTCCGCCGGCCCCGACTCCGCCGCCCCGGCGGCCCCGTCGTCCGACGCGGGCGCCGAGTCCGCCGCGGCCCCCTCCTCCGACGCGGCCGTCGAGTCCCGCGCCGCCGCCGAGTCCTCCCAGGCTGCCGCGGAGTCCTCCCAGGCCGCCGCGGACGCGCAGCGCTCCCGCGACGACGCCGCCCGCGCCGCCTCCGAGTCCGCGCAGGCCGCGGCCGACGCCTCCTCCGCCGACGCCGCCGCCCGTGAGCGTGCCGCGTCCGAGTCGGCGCAGGCCGCCGCGGACGCCTCCCGCGCCGCCGAGGCGTCCCGTTCGGCCGAGGCCTCCCGCTCTGCGGAGGCGTCCCGGTCGGCGGAGGCGTCCCGTTCTGCGGAGGCGTCCCGGTCGGCGGAGGCGTCCCGTTCGGCCGCGGCCTCCCGGTCCGCTGCGGCCCAGGAGTCCGCGGATCGGGCCGTGAAGTCCACCCCGGTGAACGTCTACAACGCCACCCGCAGGAACGGCCTGGCCGCCTCCTACGCCGACCGTCTCACGGGCGCGGGCTACACCCGCGTCACCGCGGACAACTGGCCGGGCTTCCGCGTCACCTCGAACACGGTGATGTACAACGGCGCGGACAAGCGGGCGGCCGCCGAGGCCGTCGGCCGTGAGCTGGGCATGCCGGTGCAGCAGGTGCCGAACCTGCAGGTGCCGGGCATCGCCGTCGTCGTCGTGCGCTGA
- a CDS encoding DUF3263 domain-containing protein has translation MPDADPRPAAPADGPEPTPQDELTELEEAVLALEAQTWRHGGAKDHAIRERLQITPTAYYQVLNGLLERRAALARQPLLVSRLARSRGTRSRARRRPAPENSAPPASPQER, from the coding sequence ATGCCCGACGCCGACCCCCGCCCCGCCGCCCCCGCTGACGGGCCCGAGCCCACCCCGCAGGACGAGCTGACGGAGCTCGAGGAGGCGGTGCTCGCCCTGGAGGCGCAGACGTGGCGGCACGGCGGCGCCAAGGACCACGCGATCCGAGAGCGCCTGCAGATCACTCCGACCGCCTACTATCAGGTGTTGAACGGGCTCCTGGAGCGCCGGGCTGCCCTGGCCCGGCAGCCGCTGCTGGTGTCCCGGCTGGCCCGCTCGCGCGGCACGCGCAGCCGCGCGCGGCGGAGGCCGGCTCCCGAGAACTCCGCCCCACCCGCTTCCCCGCAGGAGAGATGA
- a CDS encoding uracil-DNA glycosylase: MDLISPLDPGWAAALADQEEALVRVGAELTARRAAGEHVLPAPEHILRAFRQPFADVKVLIVGQDPYPTPGHPIGLCFACDRHVRPLPRSLANIHRELHDDLGVPPAAHGDLSAWTDQGVLLLNRVLTVRAGAAGSHRGIGWEQITEAAVRALVARGTPLVGLLWGNDARRLAPLLTAGGAGVVESAHPSPLSASRGFFGSRPFSRVNALLEAAGASPVDWRLPD, encoded by the coding sequence ATGGACCTGATCTCCCCGCTCGATCCCGGCTGGGCCGCCGCACTGGCAGACCAGGAGGAGGCGCTCGTCCGCGTCGGCGCCGAGCTCACCGCCCGCCGCGCGGCCGGCGAGCACGTGCTCCCCGCACCCGAACACATCCTCCGCGCGTTCCGCCAGCCCTTCGCGGACGTGAAGGTGCTGATCGTGGGCCAGGACCCCTACCCGACGCCCGGCCACCCCATCGGCCTGTGCTTCGCATGCGACCGCCACGTCCGGCCCCTGCCCCGCTCCCTCGCCAACATCCACCGCGAGCTCCACGACGACCTCGGCGTCCCGCCCGCCGCCCACGGCGACCTCTCCGCGTGGACGGACCAGGGCGTGCTGCTGCTGAACCGGGTGCTCACCGTGCGCGCGGGCGCGGCGGGCAGCCACCGCGGCATCGGCTGGGAGCAGATCACGGAGGCGGCCGTCCGCGCACTCGTCGCCCGAGGCACGCCCCTGGTCGGCCTGCTCTGGGGCAACGACGCGCGGCGCCTCGCGCCCCTCCTCACGGCGGGCGGCGCGGGCGTCGTCGAGTCCGCGCACCCCTCCCCACTCAGCGCGAGCCGCGGGTTCTTCGGCTCCCGCCCGTTCAGCCGGGTGAACGCGCTGCTGGAGGCCGCCGGGGCCTCCCCCGTGGACTGGCGCCTGCCGGACTGA
- a CDS encoding threonine/serine ThrE exporter family protein encodes MDPLAPQDGSPEDGGVPQGARRAGTRPDAAGSAPAEPAVHVALLPVLRPADARTPAGASDGDAPAGDGVDLAAAPAREPGPEDVLPPVLAPVAAPTVPVETLPTPEPAPAPEEEPTPAADAPLTAPPLSEPVPTSVLAPAEGDAPTAQEAAAAVPDVVVPDPLKQHGPEEPRGRRRRRRTREDHRAVFEEVLPTQAIVLVDRLQASPYGKRMRSTLRQRRDTEAAALEARTTLDFALKLGETMFGFGATSLDVETSIIVVTQAYGIHETEVDLTNQAISLNYAPDSSRGEVPYTLQRVVRTYSTNFEGLVAVHRLVEEISDGTLERAEAQRRLVEIRRRPKPYPPAVEILLAGVFVACFIPFIGGTWQGSLLGMVSTWFVFWLHTRTSVFLPEIYSVMIGAFLATLIALGAYALHVPVNPAIVVAGGIMMLLPTSRFVTAVQDAINGFPVTAAGRFISAMLVFIGIMAGIMVAVGLTDMLGIARLDLAATQSTAYPTTLLLALVVAATACDAVVERSGWRTLLASCAVTAAAFAAHTVVAGLGVSAQLLPAAAAAMVGFAGRIVALRVGAPPIVVVVPAILFLLPGFAVFRGLYEFTVESASTMAGLAGIVNALVIIVGIGAGAVFGDTLARPVTERLSPARSTPGPEGHTR; translated from the coding sequence GTGGATCCGCTGGCCCCGCAGGACGGCTCCCCGGAGGACGGCGGCGTCCCGCAGGGCGCCCGCCGAGCCGGCACCCGCCCGGACGCCGCCGGCTCCGCCCCGGCGGAGCCCGCCGTGCACGTCGCCCTGCTGCCGGTGCTCCGGCCCGCCGACGCGCGGACGCCCGCCGGGGCCTCCGACGGGGACGCGCCGGCCGGGGACGGGGTGGACCTGGCCGCCGCCCCCGCGCGGGAGCCCGGGCCCGAGGACGTCCTCCCTCCCGTGCTGGCGCCGGTGGCCGCGCCCACCGTGCCCGTCGAGACGCTGCCGACACCCGAGCCCGCCCCGGCCCCGGAGGAGGAGCCGACCCCCGCCGCCGACGCGCCCCTGACCGCGCCCCCGCTCTCGGAGCCCGTGCCCACCTCGGTGCTCGCCCCCGCGGAGGGGGACGCGCCCACCGCACAGGAGGCCGCGGCCGCCGTCCCGGACGTCGTGGTCCCGGACCCCCTCAAGCAGCACGGCCCGGAGGAGCCCCGCGGCCGCCGGCGGCGGCGCCGCACCCGGGAGGATCACCGTGCCGTGTTCGAGGAGGTGCTGCCCACCCAGGCGATCGTCCTGGTGGACCGGCTGCAGGCCTCGCCGTACGGCAAGCGGATGCGCTCCACCCTGCGCCAGCGCAGGGACACCGAGGCCGCCGCGCTCGAGGCGCGCACCACCCTGGACTTCGCCCTCAAGCTCGGGGAGACGATGTTCGGGTTCGGCGCCACCTCCCTGGACGTGGAGACCTCGATCATCGTGGTCACCCAGGCGTACGGCATCCACGAGACCGAGGTGGACCTGACCAACCAGGCGATCTCCCTGAACTACGCCCCGGACTCGTCCCGCGGCGAGGTGCCGTACACCCTGCAGCGCGTGGTCCGCACCTACTCCACGAACTTCGAGGGCCTCGTGGCCGTGCACCGGCTGGTCGAGGAGATCTCCGACGGCACCCTGGAGCGCGCCGAGGCGCAGCGTCGGCTGGTGGAGATCCGCCGGCGTCCCAAGCCGTACCCGCCCGCTGTGGAGATCCTCCTGGCCGGGGTGTTCGTGGCCTGCTTCATCCCCTTCATCGGGGGCACGTGGCAGGGCTCCCTGCTGGGCATGGTCTCCACCTGGTTCGTGTTCTGGCTGCACACGCGCACCTCGGTGTTCCTGCCGGAGATCTACTCCGTGATGATCGGGGCGTTCCTGGCCACGCTGATCGCCCTCGGCGCCTATGCGCTGCACGTGCCGGTGAACCCGGCCATCGTGGTGGCCGGCGGGATCATGATGCTCCTGCCCACCTCACGGTTCGTCACCGCCGTGCAGGACGCGATCAACGGCTTCCCGGTGACTGCCGCGGGACGCTTCATCTCCGCGATGCTCGTCTTCATCGGGATCATGGCCGGGATCATGGTGGCCGTCGGGCTGACGGACATGCTGGGCATCGCCCGCCTGGACCTGGCCGCCACCCAGTCCACGGCCTACCCCACCACCCTGCTCCTGGCCCTGGTCGTGGCCGCCACGGCATGCGACGCCGTCGTGGAGCGCTCCGGCTGGCGGACCCTCCTGGCCTCCTGCGCGGTGACCGCGGCGGCGTTCGCGGCGCACACCGTGGTCGCCGGCCTGGGAGTGAGCGCGCAGCTGCTGCCCGCGGCCGCGGCCGCGATGGTGGGGTTCGCCGGACGCATCGTGGCCCTGCGGGTCGGGGCGCCGCCCATCGTCGTCGTGGTGCCCGCCATCCTCTTCCTGCTGCCGGGCTTCGCCGTCTTCCGCGGTCTCTACGAGTTCACCGTGGAGTCCGCCTCCACCATGGCGGGGCTTGCGGGCATCGTGAACGCCCTCGTGATCATCGTGGGCATCGGCGCCGGCGCCGTCTTCGGCGACACCCTGGCCCGGCCCGTCACCGAGCGATTGTCCCCGGCGCGGTCCACGCCGGGGCCGGAGGGCCACACCCGCTGA
- a CDS encoding S8 family serine peptidase, with amino-acid sequence MTALTSPSARRRVGSLLAAAVLAGTALTAAPTLAAAERPAEPARTSPAAAAPLADPNADGYDSFIVTYRETAANSTAQGRAKAWGRAAREAGVSVKELRETALGSRVIATDEKLTQEESAAFMADLRASGAVEAVEPNVIMTRAALSPADPYYADQWGFTGVNGMRVPGAWDVSTGTGAIVGVIDTGQTDHADLNANTVPGYDFISDATTARDGGGRDADPRDEGDWYLAGECGQSRASNSSWHGSHVAGTVAAVANTQGVVGVAPGAKVQHARVLGKCGGTLADIADAIVWSSGGSVPGVPANPTPVDVINMSLGGQGTCGTTYQNAINAAVGRGVPVVVAAGNENQSAANARPANCQNTITVAATDVNGNRASYSNYGSAVDVAAPGSGIISTVNAGTTTPTAGAYAQYNGTSMATPHVAGTVALMLAEDATLTPAEVESSLKTNSRPIPGVCAEGCGAGLVDAAKTLASLRGGTTDPHPVTPVPGAEKLVNGGFESGLTGWTATGRVAASSTAGLSATGSLHAALNGKGGTSTATLTQKAVLPAGAAATLSYAVRVDSAETTTARQWDKLTVSVSDGATTTTLRTHSNLDKGRGYLAQAADLSAYAGKTVTISFSGTEDGSGATTFRIDDVSVKAG; translated from the coding sequence GTGACCGCTCTGACCTCCCCCTCCGCCCGGCGCCGCGTCGGCTCCCTGCTCGCCGCCGCCGTGCTCGCGGGCACCGCGCTCACCGCCGCCCCGACCCTCGCCGCGGCCGAGCGCCCCGCCGAGCCGGCGCGCACCTCCCCGGCCGCCGCCGCGCCCCTGGCCGACCCGAACGCGGACGGCTACGACTCGTTCATCGTCACCTACCGGGAGACCGCCGCGAACAGCACCGCCCAGGGCCGCGCGAAGGCGTGGGGCAGGGCCGCCAGGGAGGCCGGCGTCAGCGTCAAGGAGCTGCGCGAGACCGCGCTGGGCTCCCGTGTGATCGCCACCGACGAGAAGCTCACGCAGGAGGAGTCCGCCGCGTTCATGGCCGACCTCCGGGCCTCCGGCGCCGTCGAGGCCGTGGAGCCCAACGTGATCATGACCCGGGCGGCGCTCTCGCCGGCGGACCCGTACTACGCCGACCAGTGGGGCTTCACCGGCGTCAACGGCATGCGCGTGCCGGGGGCGTGGGACGTGAGCACGGGCACCGGGGCCATCGTCGGCGTGATCGACACCGGCCAGACGGACCACGCGGACCTGAACGCCAACACCGTCCCCGGCTACGACTTCATCTCCGACGCCACCACCGCCCGGGACGGCGGCGGCCGCGACGCCGACCCGCGGGACGAGGGCGACTGGTACCTGGCGGGCGAGTGCGGCCAGTCCCGCGCCTCGAACTCGTCCTGGCACGGCTCGCACGTGGCCGGCACCGTCGCCGCCGTGGCGAACACCCAGGGCGTCGTCGGCGTCGCCCCGGGCGCGAAGGTCCAGCACGCGCGGGTGCTCGGCAAGTGCGGCGGCACCCTGGCGGACATCGCGGACGCCATCGTCTGGTCCTCCGGCGGCTCCGTCCCCGGCGTGCCGGCCAACCCGACCCCGGTGGATGTGATCAACATGTCCCTCGGCGGCCAGGGCACCTGCGGCACCACCTATCAGAACGCCATCAACGCGGCCGTGGGCCGCGGCGTGCCCGTGGTGGTCGCGGCCGGCAACGAGAACCAGTCCGCCGCCAACGCCCGCCCGGCCAACTGCCAGAACACCATCACGGTGGCCGCCACCGACGTGAACGGCAACCGCGCCTCGTACTCGAACTACGGCTCGGCCGTGGACGTCGCGGCCCCCGGCTCCGGCATCATCTCCACGGTGAACGCGGGCACGACGACGCCCACCGCCGGCGCCTACGCCCAGTACAACGGCACCTCCATGGCCACCCCCCACGTGGCGGGCACCGTCGCGCTGATGCTGGCGGAGGACGCCACGCTGACCCCCGCCGAGGTGGAGTCCTCCCTCAAGACGAACTCCCGTCCGATCCCGGGCGTGTGCGCCGAGGGCTGCGGCGCCGGGCTCGTCGACGCGGCCAAGACCCTCGCATCCCTGCGCGGCGGCACCACGGACCCCCACCCCGTGACCCCCGTCCCCGGCGCGGAGAAGCTCGTCAACGGCGGCTTCGAGAGCGGCCTGACCGGCTGGACCGCCACCGGCCGGGTGGCCGCCTCCTCCACGGCGGGCCTGTCCGCCACCGGCTCCCTCCACGCCGCGCTGAACGGCAAGGGCGGCACCAGCACGGCCACGCTGACCCAGAAGGCCGTCCTGCCGGCCGGCGCCGCCGCCACCCTGAGCTACGCCGTGCGCGTGGACTCCGCCGAGACCACCACGGCCCGCCAGTGGGACAAGCTCACGGTCTCCGTGAGCGACGGCGCCACGACCACCACCCTGAGGACCCACTCCAACCTGGACAAGGGCAGGGGCTACCTCGCCCAGGCGGCCGACCTCTCCGCCTACGCGGGCAAGACGGTGACGATCTCCTTCAGTGGGACGGAGGACGGCAGCGGCGCGACGACCTTCCGGATCGACGACGTCTCGGTGAAGGCCGGCTGA